TAGGTCGAGGTGATTTGGCTAAACTTCAGATGGCATGGAAACGCTTCAAGCAAAGGGAGAGAACATTGACGAGGCTAAATTGGAAAGTCTCCGACGACACTATGAGACGCTGAAGGCAGAGAACGCTGAGATGGAAGCTGCCTTGAAGCCTCCTCCGATCGATGAGATCCTGAAAGCCGACTACGGCCACCTGGTAAGAGGCTAAGCTAACTAGACAGAGCCTTAGACTTCGCATACGGCTCTTGTATGACGTGGCCAAAGCACTTCGCTACTTGCATGGACATTCGCCACCTTTAATTCACAACGACTTGCGCAGTCCCAATGTGTTTGTAGGCCCGTACTGCTGACCTCTTAGCTGGTGGAGCTGGATGAGAACGCTGAGGTTGTAGCGAAACTGGCCGACTATGGTCTTGTGCGACTTGGCGCTGGAAAGCTGCGCATGCTAGCTCTGGATAGCTGGCGTTGGTTGGCCCCCGAAGTCCTGGACCCTGATGCTGGAGCTGGA
The sequence above is drawn from the Candidatus Obscuribacterales bacterium genome and encodes:
- a CDS encoding protein kinase: MELDENAEVVAKLADYGLVRLGAGKLRMLALDSWRWLAPEVLDPDAGAGFGTAADIYSFAIVTWELLNGAGLRLPFSEYDDIPMKVEEPLTLVEATDS